One stretch of Bombina bombina isolate aBomBom1 chromosome 7, aBomBom1.pri, whole genome shotgun sequence DNA includes these proteins:
- the LOC128636189 gene encoding uncharacterized protein LOC128636189, translating into MCPDVAPPTSVPPAVTPPTSVPHDVTPPTKVPPDVASSTIVPPAAAPPTSVPPAVTPPTSVPPAVTPPTNVPHDVVPPTSVPPALTPPTSVPPSVAPPTSVPPLPASESLDIVTYSLLPIATTLYSLIKKPSPT; encoded by the coding sequence ATGTGTCCTGATGTAGCTCCACCCACAAGTGTTCCTCCTGCTGTAACTCCCCCCACAAGTGTTCCTCATGATGTAACTCCACCCACAAAAGTTCCTCCTGATGTAGCTTCATCCACAATTGTTCCTCCTGCAGCAGCTCCACCCACAAGTGTTCCTCCTGCTGTAACACCCCCCACAAGTGTTCCTCCTGCTGTAACTCCCCCCACAAATGTTCCTCATGATGTAGTTCCACCCACAAGTGTTCCTCCTGCTCTAACTCCTCCCACAAGTGTTCCTCCTTCTGTAGCTCCTCCCACAAGTGTTCCTCCCCTCCCTGCCTCAGAAAGCCTGGATATAGTAACCTATTCTCTGCTACCTATTGCTACAACCTTATATTCATTGATAAAAAAACCTTCTCCTACATAA